One genomic window of Sphingopyxis sp. OPL5 includes the following:
- a CDS encoding dienelactone hydrolase family protein: MGEMIRMTMDDGAEIAVYHASPEGERRGGLVLIQEIFGVTDHIRELCDEYAADGYEVLAPALFDREHPGFESDYSGAQFERAVQLARELHPFEQSLKDAQTCIDALKGKGPVFITGFCYGGSVAWRMAQISPDLAAASAYYGSLVPTQFADQAPACATIAHFGRFDAGIPMEGVETLIAKNHPTAQIFVYDANHGFNSDRRKDYHEPSSEQARERTLMLFKACGG; encoded by the coding sequence ATGGGCGAGATGATCCGGATGACGATGGACGATGGCGCCGAGATTGCAGTCTATCACGCCTCGCCCGAAGGCGAGCGGCGCGGCGGGCTGGTGCTGATCCAGGAAATTTTCGGGGTCACCGACCATATCCGCGAACTGTGCGACGAATATGCCGCCGACGGGTACGAGGTGCTCGCCCCAGCGCTGTTCGACCGCGAGCATCCGGGGTTCGAGAGCGACTATTCGGGCGCGCAGTTCGAACGCGCGGTGCAGCTGGCGCGCGAGCTTCACCCCTTCGAGCAGAGCCTGAAGGACGCGCAAACCTGCATCGACGCGTTGAAGGGCAAGGGTCCCGTCTTCATCACCGGTTTTTGCTACGGCGGCTCGGTCGCCTGGCGGATGGCGCAGATCAGCCCCGACCTCGCCGCCGCATCGGCCTATTACGGCAGCCTCGTCCCGACCCAGTTCGCCGACCAGGCGCCCGCTTGTGCCACCATCGCCCATTTCGGCCGCTTCGACGCGGGCATTCCGATGGAAGGGGTCGAGACGCTGATCGCCAAGAACCATCCGACCGCGCAGATCTTCGTCTATGACGCCAACCACGGCTTCAACAGCGACCGCCGCAAGGATTATCACGAACCGAGCAGCGAGCAGGCGCGCGAACGCACGCTGATGCTGTTCAAGGCATGCGGGGGGTGA
- a CDS encoding F0F1 ATP synthase subunit delta — translation MENSGGIQGNITAGLAGRYAVALFDLARESNAIDAVAGSLATLRAGLAESADLSDLIASPVVGRTDAANAISAVAKAMKLDSLTTKFLGVLADNRRLADLPKMIDAYDAIVADHRGEVTAKVTSAHPLSADQLKELTANLKTRVGRDVAVVTTVDPAILGGLVVQLGSQLIDGSIRTRLNSFAQAMKG, via the coding sequence GTGGAGAATTCCGGCGGCATTCAGGGCAACATCACGGCGGGCCTCGCGGGCCGTTATGCGGTCGCTTTGTTCGATCTGGCCCGCGAATCGAACGCGATCGACGCGGTCGCGGGCAGCCTTGCGACGCTGCGCGCGGGCCTTGCCGAATCGGCCGACCTGTCGGACCTGATCGCCAGCCCGGTCGTCGGCCGCACCGATGCCGCCAATGCGATATCGGCGGTCGCCAAGGCGATGAAGCTCGATTCGCTGACGACAAAATTCCTCGGCGTGCTCGCCGACAATCGCCGTCTCGCCGATCTGCCCAAGATGATCGACGCCTATGACGCGATCGTCGCCGATCACCGCGGCGAAGTGACCGCCAAGGTCACCAGCGCGCATCCGCTTTCCGCCGATCAGCTCAAAGAGCTGACCGCGAACCTCAAAACCCGTGTCGGCCGCGATGTCGCCGTCGTCACGACCGTCGATCCCGCCATCCTTGGCGGCCTCGTCGTCCAGCTGGGCAGCCAGCTGATCGACGGCAGCATCCGTACCCGTCTCAATAGCTTCGCACAGGCGATGAAAGGCTAA
- the atpD gene encoding F0F1 ATP synthase subunit beta, with the protein MATAPAEKKAPAKKAAAPKAAAPKKAAAPKAASTGTATGRIAQVIGAVVDVQFTGTLPAILNALETENNGNRLVLEVAQHLGENTVRTIAMDATDGLTRGQPVTDTGAQITVPVGPQTLGRILNVIGEPIDERGPVNAATRAPIHAKAPEFVDQSTESSILVTGIKVIDLIAPYAKGGKIGLFGGAGVGKTVLIQELINNIAKGHGGTSVFAGVGERTREGNDLYHEFLDAGVIAKDADGNPTPEGSKVALVFGQMNEPPGARARVALSGLTIAEYFRDQEGQDVLFFVDNIFRFTQAGSEVSALLGRIPSAVGYQPTLSTDMGALQERITSTNKGSITSVQAIYVPADDLTDPAPATSFAHLDATTTLNRAISELGIYPAVDPLDSTSRVLTAAIVGQEHYETARRVQETLQKYKSLQDIIAILGMDELSEEDKLVVARARKIQRFLSQPFHVAEVFTNIPGKFVAIEDTVKSFKAVVDGEYDHLPEAAFYMVGGIDEAVAKAAKLAEDA; encoded by the coding sequence ATGGCTACCGCACCCGCTGAAAAGAAGGCTCCCGCCAAAAAGGCCGCCGCGCCCAAGGCTGCTGCGCCGAAGAAGGCGGCCGCTCCCAAGGCCGCGAGCACCGGCACCGCGACGGGCCGCATCGCCCAGGTCATCGGCGCCGTCGTCGACGTCCAGTTCACCGGTACCCTGCCCGCGATTCTGAACGCGCTCGAAACCGAGAACAACGGCAACCGCCTCGTCCTCGAAGTCGCGCAGCACCTCGGCGAAAACACCGTCCGCACCATCGCGATGGACGCAACCGACGGCCTGACCCGCGGCCAGCCCGTGACCGACACCGGCGCGCAGATCACCGTTCCCGTCGGCCCGCAGACGCTCGGCCGCATCCTCAACGTCATCGGCGAGCCGATCGACGAACGCGGCCCGGTCAACGCAGCCACGCGCGCGCCGATCCACGCCAAGGCCCCGGAATTCGTCGATCAGTCGACCGAAAGCAGCATCCTCGTCACCGGCATCAAGGTCATCGACCTGATCGCGCCTTATGCAAAGGGCGGCAAGATCGGCCTGTTCGGCGGCGCGGGCGTCGGCAAGACCGTGCTCATCCAGGAACTGATCAACAACATCGCCAAGGGCCATGGTGGTACGTCGGTGTTCGCGGGCGTCGGTGAACGCACGCGCGAAGGCAACGATCTGTACCACGAATTCCTCGACGCCGGCGTTATCGCCAAGGACGCCGACGGCAACCCGACCCCCGAGGGATCGAAGGTTGCGCTGGTGTTCGGCCAGATGAACGAACCCCCGGGCGCCCGCGCTCGCGTCGCGCTCTCGGGCCTGACGATCGCCGAATATTTCCGCGACCAGGAAGGCCAGGACGTGCTGTTCTTCGTCGACAACATCTTCCGCTTTACCCAGGCGGGTTCGGAAGTGTCGGCGCTGCTCGGCCGTATTCCGTCGGCCGTGGGTTACCAGCCGACGCTGTCGACCGACATGGGCGCGCTGCAGGAACGCATCACCTCGACCAACAAGGGCTCGATCACCTCGGTGCAGGCCATCTACGTTCCCGCGGATGACTTGACCGACCCTGCCCCGGCAACCTCGTTCGCTCACTTGGACGCGACGACGACGCTCAATCGCGCGATTTCGGAACTCGGCATCTATCCGGCGGTCGATCCGCTCGATTCGACCAGCCGCGTGCTGACCGCCGCGATCGTCGGCCAGGAGCATTACGAAACCGCTCGCCGCGTTCAGGAAACGCTGCAGAAGTATAAGTCGCTTCAGGACATCATCGCGATTCTCGGCATGGACGAGCTTTCGGAAGAAGATAAGCTGGTCGTCGCCCGCGCGCGCAAGATCCAGCGCTTCCTGTCGCAGCCGTTCCACGTCGCCGAAGTCTTCACCAACATCCCCGGCAAGTTCGTGGCGATCGAAGACACGGTGAAGTCGTTCAAGGCGGTGGTCGACGGCGAATATGACCATCTGCCCGAAGCGGCCTTCTACATGGTCGGCGGCATCGACGAAGCGGTCGCCAAGGCCGCGAAGCTCGCCGAAGACGCGTAA
- a CDS encoding F0F1 ATP synthase subunit gamma, whose amino-acid sequence MANLKELKGRINSVKSTQKITKAKKMVAAAKLRKAQAAAEAARPYATRLEGVVASLASKVGVSDSAPKLLAGTGKSDTHLLVVLNSDRGLAGAFNSNIVKAARDKALDLQAQGKKVLFYLIGRKGRPVLNRLFPGQVIENYETTGIRDIGFDQAHEISAKVMELYEAGAFDVAHVFYSKFRSALLQEATGQQLIPVPAPVDVPASSGAAVEYEPDEEAILADLLPRNITIQIFKGLLENAASEQGASMTAMDNATRNAGDLINKLTIIYNRTRQAAITTELIEIIAGAEAL is encoded by the coding sequence ATGGCAAACCTGAAAGAACTCAAAGGGCGGATCAACTCGGTCAAATCGACCCAGAAGATCACCAAGGCCAAGAAAATGGTCGCGGCGGCCAAGCTGCGCAAGGCGCAGGCGGCCGCCGAAGCCGCGCGTCCCTATGCGACGCGCCTCGAAGGCGTCGTCGCCAGCCTGGCGTCGAAGGTTGGCGTGTCGGACAGCGCGCCCAAACTTCTCGCCGGCACGGGCAAGAGCGACACCCACCTGCTCGTCGTACTCAACAGCGACCGCGGCCTCGCCGGCGCGTTCAACTCGAACATCGTCAAGGCGGCGCGCGACAAGGCGCTAGACCTGCAGGCACAGGGCAAGAAGGTCCTCTTCTACCTGATCGGCCGCAAGGGCCGTCCGGTGCTTAACCGCCTGTTCCCCGGCCAGGTCATCGAGAATTACGAAACCACCGGCATCCGCGACATCGGCTTCGATCAGGCGCACGAGATTTCGGCGAAGGTGATGGAACTTTATGAAGCGGGCGCGTTCGATGTCGCGCATGTCTTCTATTCGAAGTTCCGCTCGGCCCTGCTTCAGGAAGCGACCGGCCAGCAGCTGATCCCCGTTCCCGCCCCGGTCGACGTTCCGGCATCGAGCGGCGCGGCGGTCGAATATGAACCCGACGAGGAAGCGATCCTCGCCGACCTGCTGCCGCGCAACATCACGATCCAGATCTTCAAGGGTCTGCTTGAAAACGCCGCGTCCGAACAGGGCGCGTCGATGACCGCGATGGACAATGCGACGCGCAACGCGGGCGACCTGATCAACAAGCTGACGATCATCTACAACCGCACGCGTCAGGCGGCGATCACCACCGAACTTATCGAAATCATCGCGGGCGCCGAAGCGCTCTAA
- a CDS encoding ATP synthase F1 subunit epsilon, whose protein sequence is MALKFELVTPARLERTADVYMVTVPGSEGDFSVLEGHAPFMATLRNGPLTIYTTQGAAPETIEVEGGFAEVNEAGLTVLAEHVTAG, encoded by the coding sequence ATGGCTCTGAAGTTCGAACTCGTAACCCCCGCCCGCCTCGAGCGGACCGCCGATGTCTATATGGTCACCGTACCGGGCAGCGAAGGCGACTTTTCGGTGCTCGAAGGCCATGCGCCCTTCATGGCGACGCTGCGCAACGGCCCGCTGACCATCTACACGACACAGGGCGCTGCGCCCGAGACGATCGAAGTCGAAGGCGGTTTTGCCGAGGTCAATGAAGCCGGGCTGACCGTCCTCGCCGAGCACGTCACCGCCGGCTGA
- a CDS encoding CpaF family protein: protein MSAFGRRPGTAGRPAFGVAKPMQGGPGSSGGGQFPALDAVPLPESAPSSLSPEMEAMDRLNQRSSAEAMEPEKAQGFEASVHKIKEQVLPRLLERVDPEAAATLSKDELTEEFRPIILEVLAELRITLNRREQFALEKVLVDELLGFGPLEELLSDPDISDIMVNGPYQTYIEKKGQLMIAPIQFRDEQHLFQIAQRICNMVGRRVDQTTPLADARLKDGSRVNVIVPPLSLRGTAISIRKFSAKPITLDMLCQWGAMSQKMCTALKIAGASRFNIVISGGTGSGKTTMLNALSKMIDPGERVLTIEDAAELRLQQPHWLPLETRPANLEGNGAIHMGDLVKNALRMRPDRIIMGEVRGAECFDLLAAMNTGHDGSMCTLHSNSPRECLGRMENMVLMGDVKIPKEAISKQIADSVDMVIQIKRLRDGSRRVTNVTEVIGMEGDVIVTQELFKFEYLDEDKDGKIIGEYRAMGLRPYTLEKARQYGFDQPYLEACL from the coding sequence ATGAGTGCATTCGGACGCCGACCCGGTACCGCAGGACGCCCCGCCTTTGGCGTGGCGAAGCCGATGCAGGGCGGGCCCGGTTCCTCGGGCGGCGGCCAGTTTCCCGCGCTCGACGCCGTTCCCCTGCCCGAATCGGCACCGTCTTCGCTCAGCCCCGAAATGGAGGCGATGGACCGGCTGAACCAGCGATCGAGCGCCGAGGCGATGGAGCCGGAAAAGGCGCAGGGTTTCGAAGCGAGCGTCCACAAGATCAAGGAACAGGTGCTGCCGCGCCTGCTCGAACGCGTCGATCCCGAGGCCGCGGCGACGTTGTCGAAGGACGAGCTGACCGAGGAATTCCGTCCGATCATCCTCGAGGTGCTCGCCGAACTGCGGATCACGCTCAACCGCCGCGAACAGTTCGCGCTTGAAAAGGTTCTCGTCGACGAATTGCTCGGTTTCGGGCCGCTCGAGGAATTGCTGTCCGACCCCGACATTTCGGACATCATGGTCAACGGCCCGTACCAGACCTATATCGAAAAAAAGGGGCAACTGATGATCGCCCCGATCCAGTTTCGCGACGAACAGCATCTGTTCCAGATCGCGCAGCGCATCTGCAACATGGTCGGCCGCCGCGTCGACCAGACCACGCCGCTCGCCGACGCCCGCCTGAAGGACGGCAGCCGCGTCAACGTGATCGTCCCCCCGCTCAGTCTGCGCGGCACCGCGATCTCGATTCGTAAATTCTCGGCCAAGCCAATCACGCTCGACATGCTGTGCCAGTGGGGCGCGATGAGCCAGAAGATGTGCACCGCGCTGAAGATCGCGGGCGCGAGCCGGTTTAACATCGTCATCTCGGGCGGCACGGGTTCGGGCAAGACGACGATGCTCAACGCCTTGTCCAAGATGATCGACCCCGGCGAGCGGGTTTTGACCATCGAGGATGCCGCAGAACTTCGCCTGCAACAGCCGCATTGGCTGCCGCTCGAAACGCGTCCCGCCAACCTCGAGGGCAATGGCGCGATCCACATGGGCGACCTCGTCAAGAACGCGCTGCGTATGCGCCCCGACCGCATCATCATGGGTGAGGTCCGCGGCGCCGAATGTTTCGACCTTCTCGCCGCGATGAACACCGGTCACGACGGGTCGATGTGTACGCTCCACAGCAACAGCCCGCGCGAGTGCCTGGGCCGTATGGAGAATATGGTGCTGATGGGCGACGTGAAGATCCCGAAGGAAGCGATTTCCAAGCAGATCGCCGATTCGGTCGACATGGTGATCCAGATCAAGCGCCTGCGCGACGGGTCGCGCCGCGTCACCAACGTCACCGAGGTGATCGGCATGGAAGGCGACGTCATCGTCACCCAGGAATTGTTCAAGTTCGAATATCTCGACGAGGACAAGGACGGCAAGATCATCGGCGAATATCGCGCGATGGGCCTGCGCCCCTACACGCTGGAAAAGGCGCGCCAGTATGGCTTCGACCAGCCCTATCTGGAAGCCTGCCTCTAG
- a CDS encoding isopenicillin N synthase family dioxygenase produces MTALPAIDIAPLLAMDDAAAVERTAAAIGAASADYGFFYAEGHGISDALFDRLEAVSHRFFALSEAEKAEIAMAHGGTAWRGWFPLGGELTSGRPDRKEGLYLGEELGEGDPRVAAGWPLHGANLWPTRLPELRPAVEEYLAASVAAAEALMRGMALALGLSADHFANELTRRPTLLFRIFHYPPGGEADDLGVGEHSDYGLLTLLGQDAHGGLEVRAADGSWIAVPPRGHALVVNIGDMFERLTRGRFRSAPHRVIKASGRERLSWPLFYDPDFAASVDPLPVPATTRLLPRWDGADVHAAGGSYGNYLIGKVGKVFPALAGKQLRELP; encoded by the coding sequence ATGACCGCGCTGCCCGCGATCGACATCGCCCCGCTGCTCGCGATGGACGATGCCGCCGCGGTCGAACGCACCGCCGCCGCGATCGGCGCGGCGAGCGCCGACTATGGTTTTTTCTATGCCGAGGGCCATGGCATCTCCGATGCGCTGTTCGACCGGCTGGAGGCCGTAAGCCACCGTTTTTTCGCGCTGTCCGAGGCCGAGAAGGCCGAAATCGCGATGGCGCATGGCGGCACCGCATGGCGCGGCTGGTTCCCGCTCGGCGGCGAACTGACCTCGGGACGGCCCGACCGCAAGGAGGGGCTGTATCTGGGCGAGGAACTTGGCGAAGGCGATCCGCGCGTTGCGGCTGGCTGGCCGCTGCACGGCGCCAATCTGTGGCCGACACGCCTGCCCGAATTGCGCCCTGCGGTGGAGGAGTATCTGGCGGCATCGGTCGCCGCAGCCGAGGCGCTGATGCGCGGCATGGCGCTCGCGCTGGGGCTTTCCGCCGATCATTTCGCAAACGAACTGACGCGCCGGCCAACCTTGCTCTTCCGCATCTTTCACTATCCGCCAGGCGGCGAAGCTGACGATCTGGGCGTCGGCGAACATAGCGATTACGGCTTGCTGACCCTGCTCGGGCAGGACGCGCATGGCGGACTGGAGGTGCGTGCGGCGGACGGGTCGTGGATCGCAGTGCCGCCGCGCGGCCATGCCCTTGTCGTCAATATCGGCGATATGTTCGAACGGCTGACGCGCGGGCGCTTTCGCTCCGCGCCGCATCGGGTGATAAAAGCATCGGGGCGGGAACGGCTGTCGTGGCCGCTTTTCTACGACCCTGATTTCGCAGCTTCGGTCGACCCGCTGCCGGTTCCCGCGACAACGCGGCTGTTGCCGCGCTGGGACGGCGCCGATGTCCATGCGGCGGGCGGCAGCTATGGCAACTATCTGATCGGCAAGGTCGGCAAGGTGTTTCCCGCACTCGCCGGGAAGCAGCTCCGCGAACTGCCCTAG
- the atpA gene encoding F0F1 ATP synthase subunit alpha, with the protein MEIRAAEISKVIKDQIANFGTDATVSEIGQVLSVGDGIARVHGLDNVQAGEMVEFANGVQGMALNLEADNVGIVIFGSDAEIKEGDTVKRTGTIVDVPVGKGLLGRVVDGLGNPIDGKGPIKAEKRMRVEVKAPGIIPRTSVHEPVQTGLKALDALVPVGRGQRELIIGDRQTGKTAVAIDTFINQKEANAGDDESKKLYCIYVAIGQKRSTVAQIVRQLEENGAMEYSIVVAATASEPAPLQFLAPYTGCTMGEYFRDNGMHAVIVYDDLSKQAVAYRQMSLLLRRPPGREAYPGDVFYLHSRLLERSAKMNADNGSGSLTALPIIETQAGDVSAYIPTNVISITDGQIFLETNLFNAGIRPAINVGLSVSRVGSAAQTKAMKKVSGSIKLELAQYREMEAFAQFGSDLDASTQKLLNRGARLTQLLKQPQFQPMPFEEQTASIFAGTNGYLDNVATTDVSRYEAAMIANLRSDHAGVLKTIRDTKDLGDDAKKGLVAALEAFAKIFA; encoded by the coding sequence ATGGAAATCCGCGCCGCTGAAATCAGCAAGGTCATCAAGGACCAGATCGCCAATTTCGGCACCGACGCCACGGTCAGCGAAATCGGTCAGGTTCTGTCGGTCGGCGACGGCATCGCCCGCGTCCACGGCCTCGACAACGTCCAGGCCGGTGAAATGGTCGAATTCGCCAACGGCGTGCAGGGCATGGCGCTCAACCTCGAAGCCGATAACGTCGGCATCGTGATCTTCGGCAGCGACGCCGAGATCAAGGAAGGCGACACCGTCAAGCGCACCGGCACGATCGTCGACGTTCCCGTCGGCAAGGGCCTGCTCGGCCGCGTCGTCGATGGCCTCGGCAACCCGATCGACGGCAAGGGCCCGATCAAGGCCGAGAAGCGCATGCGCGTCGAAGTCAAGGCGCCGGGCATCATCCCGCGCACCTCGGTTCACGAACCCGTGCAGACCGGCCTCAAGGCGCTCGACGCGCTCGTCCCCGTCGGCCGCGGCCAGCGCGAACTGATCATCGGCGACCGCCAGACCGGCAAGACCGCCGTCGCGATCGACACCTTCATCAACCAGAAGGAAGCCAACGCGGGCGATGACGAGAGCAAGAAGCTCTATTGCATCTATGTCGCGATCGGCCAGAAGCGCTCGACCGTCGCGCAGATCGTCCGCCAGCTCGAAGAAAATGGCGCGATGGAATATTCGATCGTCGTCGCCGCGACCGCGTCGGAACCCGCTCCGCTGCAGTTCCTTGCGCCGTACACCGGCTGCACGATGGGCGAATATTTCCGCGACAACGGCATGCACGCCGTGATCGTGTATGACGATCTGTCGAAGCAGGCCGTCGCTTACCGTCAGATGTCGCTGCTGCTGCGCCGTCCGCCGGGCCGCGAAGCTTACCCCGGCGACGTGTTCTACCTGCACAGCCGCCTGCTCGAGCGTTCGGCAAAGATGAACGCCGACAATGGTTCGGGTTCGCTAACCGCGCTGCCGATCATCGAAACGCAGGCGGGCGACGTTTCGGCGTACATCCCGACCAACGTGATTTCGATCACCGACGGCCAGATCTTCCTCGAAACCAACCTGTTCAACGCCGGCATCCGCCCGGCGATCAACGTCGGCCTGTCGGTGAGCCGCGTCGGCTCGGCCGCGCAGACCAAGGCGATGAAGAAGGTGTCGGGCTCGATCAAGCTCGAGCTGGCGCAATATCGCGAAATGGAAGCCTTCGCGCAGTTCGGGTCTGACCTCGATGCGTCGACGCAGAAGCTGCTCAACCGCGGCGCGCGCCTGACGCAGCTTTTGAAGCAGCCGCAGTTCCAGCCGATGCCGTTCGAAGAGCAGACCGCGTCGATCTTCGCCGGCACCAACGGCTATCTCGACAATGTCGCGACCACCGACGTCTCGCGTTACGAAGCGGCGATGATCGCCAATCTGCGCAGCGACCATGCCGGCGTGCTCAAGACGATCCGCGACACCAAGGACCTTGGCGACGACGCCAAGAAGGGTCTGGTTGCCGCGCTCGAAGCGTTCGCCAAGATTTTCGCTTAA